The genomic stretch TCGCGGGCGAGCCCGCTCCCACAAGGGGACCCAACCCTAAGCCGCCATAACCGCAGGAGCGGATCTACACCCAGATCAACCAGCCCGCGCAGCCAACTCCCGCAACTTGATTGCAGCCAACGGATGCCCGGCCTTTTCCGCCAGCCCCCACCAGCGAGCCGCCTCCACCGCATCCGGCGCCTTGCTTGGTGTCCCAGCCAAACTGATCACACCCACCTGATAGGCCGCCTTGCCATCGCCCGCCAACGCCGCCAGGCGCAACAAGCGCACGCCCTCCTCGCGAGCCCCAAGACCGACCCCGCGAAACGTCAGGATGTGACCATAGAAGCTCTGGGCCCCCACATCACCCAAATTGGCCATGCGCGCAAACTGCCCTTCCAGCCAGGCCCAGCCCCGCGGCTGACGGACAAACCAGGACCAGTGAAACAACCGGCGAGCCAGCCAGTAGCTGACATGTGCCTTGAGTCGTAGCAACACTCAGGCCTCCGCAGATTCAGGGTATTCGTACTCAAACACCCGAACCACTTCCGAAGCATGCCAGGACGCTGCAGCTACGCCGTCTGACGGCCCGGAGAAGCGTCCCAGGCGCTCCACACACTCGAAGAACCCCGTGCGCGGCAACCGGCTCGCGCCCTGGCTGATCACCAGCGAGCTGCGCAGCGGCTGCTCAGCCCGAGCGTCCAACGCCGCCAGGTGCTCGAGGGCGGCCGTCAGGGTTTGCATCGCCGGGCTCGGCAACTGCAACCGCTCCAGCAGCGCACGATAGGTCAGCAGGTGGCGCTGGCGGCGCGCCTGATCCAGTTCACCGAGCAAACCGTCCCAATGTTGACGACTGATCCGTACGCTCACGATTCATCCCTCCAACCCTGCACCTTCAACTCCCAGGCCAGGCTGCGACGAATCGCGGCGTCGGGCTGGCGCTCGCCACTTTCGATCAAGGCCAGGTAGGAAGGGCTGATGCCTACGGTGCGGGCCAACGCATCAATGGCAATGCCCTGTTCTTCGCGTAGATGACGCAGTTGATCGAGGCCCGGAAGAACCGGGTTCGAGGTGGCCGCGTGCGGGACTGTGGCTGCACGCGGTGGTTGCTCCTTGACGCCTGCCGCTTTTAATAATGCTTGATACTGCGCCCATGGCAACACCGCGTACTCGGGTTCACCATCACGTGTGATTATCTGAATATCCATGACTACCCCGTAGGACAACAACACTTAGCGAGTCGGCACTTTTCCATTGAAGTGTAATCCTAACAGTCGCTAAGGTCGCTGGGGCGTATCAATCTCTGGATAGATCTGATTCGATTCAGGTTTTTTTCGGGTGTTGAAGCAACAACTGCTCCGGCGAATCGGGCAGGCACTCGACGTTCACCAGTTTTTCCGGGTGCTGGCGGTTGCGCCAGAGGCGAAAGGCAGTCAACTCGTCATCCAGGGTTTTCATCAGCCATGCCAGTACGGCGATATCGTCGAGCATGCCGAACATCGGGATGAAATCTGGAACGGCATCCAAGGGACTGAGGAAGTACATCAGGCCGGCCACCACCGATACCAGGGCCTTGGGACTGATGGCCCGGTACTCGCCTCGCCAGTACGCCAGGCACAACGCCTGCAGCAAGCGCAGGTCGTCCTTGAGCTTGCCCAGCCGGAAACCCTGAGTGGCGCCCTTGCTGGCCACTGCGAAGAGCAGAGTCGGCAAACGGCCACGACTGATCAAGCGACCGGCCAGGGGCAGGAACCGAGCGAAATTCCAGGGTGTTTTCATCATGCCTCCACTGAAATGTTATCCACACAAATTGTGGATAACCTTGTGAACAGAGCCGCCTTTCAGGCCTCAAAGCCCCGTCTTACAAGGGCTCGAGTCAGATCGGGCGTTTTTTACTCACATAAAAAAACCCCAACATTTCATTGACTTGGCGGCCTGGTGCGGCTAACGGCGGCGCCTTCAATGCTATGACTGCTACAACCGGTGTCGGTTCTACTGGATTTTCCCCCACCGACCGCCAGATACAACAACGCCCCGGATAAACGGGGCGTTGTTTTTCAATCCGACGCAGCTTACTTGGCGTCGTCTTGCTTGGCTGGATCTTTGATCGCCAGCAGTTCCAGGTCGAACACCAGCACCGAGTTGGCCGGGATTGCCGGGCTAGGGCTTTGAGCGCCGTAGGCCAGTTCGCTAGGAATGTACAGCTTGTACTTCTCGCCTACGTGCATCAGTTGCAGGCCTTCGACCCAACCCGGGATCACGCCGCTGACCGGCAGATCGATTGGGCTGCCACGCTCGACCGAGCTGTCAAACACAGTGCCGTTGGTCAGGGTGCCAGTGTAGTGCACAGTCACTACGTCGGTAGGCTTAGGCTGAGCGCCGTCGGCCTTCTTCACGACTTCGTACTGCAGACCGGAAGCCGTGGTGGTCACACCGGCTTTCTTGGCGTTGTCTTCGAGGAATTTCTTGCCGGCTGCGGCCGACTCTTCGCTCATCTTGGCCATACGCTCTTCAGCGCGCTTTTGCAGCGCAGCGAAGGCTTCGACCAACTCTTCATCCTTGAGCTTCTGTTCTTTCTTGCCGACAGCATCTTCGATGCCTTGGGCTACGGCTTTGGAGTCCAGGTCATCCATGCCTTCCTGAGCCAGGCTCTTGCCCATGTTCAGGCCGATACCGTAGGAAGCTTTTTGCGCCGGGGTTTTCAGCTCTACGCTGGTCTGCGAGTCACAACCCGCAAGTACCAGGCTAACCAGGGCCACCGCCGCCGCCAACCGATGCTGTTTCATGCTATTTCCTTGTTCATGCGCCTAAAGGGCAATCGAATAAAGCCGCGAGCTTATCAGGCCGCCACGACCAATGGCTACCGGCATGAGAGCAGGAAAGCTCCGATAAGTTCAGGTCTTTTAACGCGTTTTACCCAGGAATAGGGTGAAGTTTCTGTCAGCTTCAGCCGAGGGCAGACGCAGCCTGTTCCCACAGCCTATGGCGTAATGGCCTCTTGCTGCCAAACTTCAGCTCAGGCATAACACCCCGATCAATCTACAAGGATGTTTATCGTGCGCCTGCTGCTCCGTTTTTTACTGCTGATTCTGACCCTGTTGGGGGTCGCGTTGGCCGTTGTGCTGTATTACGTGGCCAACCCCAAACTGCCGGTTTATACGCCTGTGACCCAGGTGAACTACCTCGACCAGTGGAGCGCGGCCGATCGCCAGACCTATTACTTCACCCCCCAGGGCACCCAGGTAAAGGGCTTGCGGTACGACTGGTTCAAGGCCCTTGAGCTGCCGTTTTCCGAGCAACGCTTTGCCGCGCCGCAGTACCTGGCGCGCTTCGGCTTTTTGGTGGACCCGACGCAAACGGCCACCTCCAGTAATCCGGGCAATCTGCCGGTGGGCTTCGCCAGGCACCAGAATCCTGGCAGCAAAGAAGAGTATCTGGATATTACCTGCGCCGCCTGCCACACCGGCGAGCTGCGCTACCAGGGCCAGGCCCTGCGCATCGATGGCGGTACGGCGCAGCACGTGCTGCCCTCCAGCGTCCCCACGTTACGCGGCGGCAGCTTCGGCCAGGCACTGGTGGCCAGCCTTGCCTCGACCTATTACAACCCGTGGAAATTCGAACGTTTCGCCCGCAATGTGCTGGGACAGGATTACGACGCCGAGCACGGACAACTGCGCAAGGACTTCAAGGCTTCGCTGGACACCTTCCTGCGCGTGGCCTGGAACGACACCCATCGCGGTCTCTACCCCACCGAGGAAGGCCCCGGGCGCACCGACGCCTTCGGCCGTATCGCCAATGCCACCTTTGGCGACGCCATTTCCCCGGACAATTATCGGGTCGCCAACGCCCCAGTGGACTACCCACAACTGTGGGATATCTGGACCTTCGACTGGGTACAGTGGAACGGCTCGGCGCAGCAGCCCATGGCGCGCAACGTCGGCGAAGCGCTGGGGGTGGGCGCCACCCTGAGTTTCTTCGACGCCAACGGCCAACCGCTCAAGGGCGATGCGCGCTACCCCTCCAGCGTGCGCGTACGTGACCTGCACCTGATCGAAGAAACCCTCAAGCGCCTCAAGCCGCCCGCCTGGCCCGAAGCGCTGCTGGGCACCGTCGACAAGCCCCTGGCTGCCCAGGGCCGCGCGCTGTTTGCCGAGAACTGCGCCGGTTGCCACGTGCCCAAGGTGATCCAGGCCAACGGCCGCCCCGAGCAGCAGTTGAAAATGCTGCCGGTGGCAGTGATCGGCACGGACCCCGCCAGCGCCAACAACATCGCGCAGCACCGCTTCGACGTCACCCCACTGCAATGGGACCCGGCGGAATTGGCCGACCTCGACGTCAAGCTGCAACCCACGCCCACCGAGCCGCTGGACCTGAGCCAGTTGTCAGTCGCCAAGGGCCTGGCCTACGTCACCGCCTTCGTCGAGAGCCGCGCCTACCGCGAGGCCAACGTCACCCCTGAGGAGCGGCCGGACATGGATGGTTTTGCCCTGCCGATCGGCGTGCGCGAACGCGTGGCCTACAAGGCCCGGCCGCTGGCAGGCGTCTGGGCCACGGCGCCCTTCCTGCATAACGGCTCGGTGCCGAGCCTCTACCAGTTGCTGTCACCGCAAAGTGAACGCGCGAGCACCTTCTATAAAGGCACCTTCGAGTACGACCCCAAACACCTGGGCTATCGCACCGAAGCCTTCGACAACGGGTTTGTGTTCGATACGCGCGTTACCGGCAACCACAACAGCGGCCACGAGTTTCGCGCCGGCGAACGGGGTAACGGGGTCATCGGGCGCCTGTTGCTACCTCAAGAACGCTGGGCACTGCTGGAGTACCTGAAGGTGCTGGGCGGCCCATTGGAGGCGCAATTGCCATGAGCCGCAGACAGTCAGGAAGGAGTTTTACATGTTGATGAGCCTATGGCTGCGCCTCGCGGCGTTGTTGGGTAAATGCCTGCTGTGGTTACTCGGACTCGGCCTGCTCGGCTGGGCCCTGGCCAGCGCCTGGTGGGCCTGGCAGCACAGCGGGCCGGTGTCCGCCCAGGAGCAGATACCGGCCGGCGAAGCCGCGATGACCCAGGAGGTGATCCAGACTGCCGTGCGCATCGTCGACCAGCATCGCGACAACACCCGTTACCTGCGTGACGCCCACGCCAAGGCGCACGGCTGCTTGCAGGCCGAGGTCCAGGTATTGACCGACCTGGCCCCGGAACTGCGCCAGGGCGTATTCAGCGAAGCCGGCAAGACCTGGCAAGCGACCCTGCGTCTATCCAACGGCAATGCCTACCCGCAGTTCGACAGCATGCGCGATGCCCGGGGCATGGCCCTGAAATTACTCGACGTACCCGGCACGCAGTTACTCAAGGACCGTCAAGGCCGTGGCGAACAGGACTTCGTCATGTTCAACCACCCGAACTTTTTCGTCAGTGACGTTGCCGAGTACCGGCAGAACGTCGCGGCCCAGGCCGACGGCAAAAAGGTCCTCGCATTCTTTCCCGGCTGGGACCCGCGCAGCTGGCAGGTGCGCCATCTGTTCATCGCCTTGGCGACGCTGGCGCCGGCACCGACGAGCCCCACCCAGAGCACCTATTTTTCCGTCTCGCCCTACAAGTTTGGCAACGCCAACGCAAAGTTTCGCGTGGCTCCAGACCCAGGCAGTTGCCCGAGCTACACCCTGCCGGCGCAGAACCAGGCCTTGCCGAACTTCCTGCGCAGTGCGTTGAACCAGCAGCTGTCGACGGACCGGGTCGCGGCCTGCTTTGTCCTGCAGATCCAACGTCAGGACCCGGGCGCATACATGCCCATCGAAGACACCAGCATTGAATGGCAGGAAAGCGACGCGCCGTTCGAAACCGTGGCGCGCATCCGGATTCCCGCCCAGGACTTCGACACCCCGGCGCTGAACCTGCAATGTGACAATCAGTCGTTCAATCCCTGGTTCGGGCTGGAGGCGCATCGCCCCATCGGTGGGATCAATCGATTGCGCAAAGCCGTGTACGAAGCGGTCAGCGACTACCGGCACGCGCGCAACGCCGAACAGTAAGGCCAGGCCGCACGCCCGTCAGACGACGGGCGTGCGGCGATCAAGGCTCAGTACCGGGCATCCTGTGGTTTGCCACCTTTTGGCCAGTCCTTGTGCTTGTCCGGGAAGTCCGGCCGCGGTTGATGGGAGAAGTACTCGGCGACGTCTACCGCCTCCTGATCAGAAAGCCCGCCCTGCCCCAATGGG from Pseudomonas sp. S04 encodes the following:
- a CDS encoding sel1 repeat family protein; this translates as MLLRLKAHVSYWLARRLFHWSWFVRQPRGWAWLEGQFARMANLGDVGAQSFYGHILTFRGVGLGAREEGVRLLRLAALAGDGKAAYQVGVISLAGTPSKAPDAVEAARWWGLAEKAGHPLAAIKLRELAARAG
- a CDS encoding helix-turn-helix domain-containing protein is translated as MDIQIITRDGEPEYAVLPWAQYQALLKAAGVKEQPPRAATVPHAATSNPVLPGLDQLRHLREEQGIAIDALARTVGISPSYLALIESGERQPDAAIRRSLAWELKVQGWRDES
- a CDS encoding YkvA family protein, with the protein product MKTPWNFARFLPLAGRLISRGRLPTLLFAVASKGATQGFRLGKLKDDLRLLQALCLAYWRGEYRAISPKALVSVVAGLMYFLSPLDAVPDFIPMFGMLDDIAVLAWLMKTLDDELTAFRLWRNRQHPEKLVNVECLPDSPEQLLLQHPKKT
- a CDS encoding FKBP-type peptidyl-prolyl cis-trans isomerase, encoding MKQHRLAAAVALVSLVLAGCDSQTSVELKTPAQKASYGIGLNMGKSLAQEGMDDLDSKAVAQGIEDAVGKKEQKLKDEELVEAFAALQKRAEERMAKMSEESAAAGKKFLEDNAKKAGVTTTASGLQYEVVKKADGAQPKPTDVVTVHYTGTLTNGTVFDSSVERGSPIDLPVSGVIPGWVEGLQLMHVGEKYKLYIPSELAYGAQSPSPAIPANSVLVFDLELLAIKDPAKQDDAK
- a CDS encoding c-type cytochrome; this encodes MRLLLRFLLLILTLLGVALAVVLYYVANPKLPVYTPVTQVNYLDQWSAADRQTYYFTPQGTQVKGLRYDWFKALELPFSEQRFAAPQYLARFGFLVDPTQTATSSNPGNLPVGFARHQNPGSKEEYLDITCAACHTGELRYQGQALRIDGGTAQHVLPSSVPTLRGGSFGQALVASLASTYYNPWKFERFARNVLGQDYDAEHGQLRKDFKASLDTFLRVAWNDTHRGLYPTEEGPGRTDAFGRIANATFGDAISPDNYRVANAPVDYPQLWDIWTFDWVQWNGSAQQPMARNVGEALGVGATLSFFDANGQPLKGDARYPSSVRVRDLHLIEETLKRLKPPAWPEALLGTVDKPLAAQGRALFAENCAGCHVPKVIQANGRPEQQLKMLPVAVIGTDPASANNIAQHRFDVTPLQWDPAELADLDVKLQPTPTEPLDLSQLSVAKGLAYVTAFVESRAYREANVTPEERPDMDGFALPIGVRERVAYKARPLAGVWATAPFLHNGSVPSLYQLLSPQSERASTFYKGTFEYDPKHLGYRTEAFDNGFVFDTRVTGNHNSGHEFRAGERGNGVIGRLLLPQERWALLEYLKVLGGPLEAQLP
- a CDS encoding catalase family protein, which produces MLMSLWLRLAALLGKCLLWLLGLGLLGWALASAWWAWQHSGPVSAQEQIPAGEAAMTQEVIQTAVRIVDQHRDNTRYLRDAHAKAHGCLQAEVQVLTDLAPELRQGVFSEAGKTWQATLRLSNGNAYPQFDSMRDARGMALKLLDVPGTQLLKDRQGRGEQDFVMFNHPNFFVSDVAEYRQNVAAQADGKKVLAFFPGWDPRSWQVRHLFIALATLAPAPTSPTQSTYFSVSPYKFGNANAKFRVAPDPGSCPSYTLPAQNQALPNFLRSALNQQLSTDRVAACFVLQIQRQDPGAYMPIEDTSIEWQESDAPFETVARIRIPAQDFDTPALNLQCDNQSFNPWFGLEAHRPIGGINRLRKAVYEAVSDYRHARNAEQ